GATTCATCGCTTTTAGAGGGCTTGCCCACACCATGCGAATTCTAGAAACCGAACGGCTGCGGCTGCGACAATTTTGCGCTGGGGATTTAGAGGCCTATGCTGCCATGCTGGCAGATCCTGAGGTCGTGGCTTATATCGGGTCTGGAGAAACCTTATCTCGGACCCAAGCCTGGAAGAACATGGCTATGGTGCTGGGGCATTGGTCTATCCGAGGCTATGGCTTATGGGCAGTGGAAGAAAAAGCCACCCAAACCCTGATGGGTCGGGTGGGCCTCTACTATCCCGAGGGCTGGCCGGGGTTAGAGGTGGGCTGGATGTTGGCGCGATCCTACTGGGGATACGGCTATGCCCTAGAAAGTGCGAAGGCGGCTGTAGATGTGGCTTTTAACCAGTTGCAGTGCCCGAAACTCATTAGCTTGATTCATCCCGAGAATGTAAGGTCGCAACGGGTCGCCCAACGCTTGGGCAGCCAGAAAACGACAACCCTCACCCTTAACGACCTGCCGATTTGGCAATATGAGCTGTCTCCATCTGCGGTAAACGGATCTCAAGATCTCCATTGATCATTACAATGGGGGCAATATCGCTGCAACGTCTATGGGTGATTCTGTTCCAGTTGTATCCACCTCAGGCCTCCCCGATTGGGTGAGGCTGCAACAAGCCCTCTCTGTGGAAGCCGATCGCGGATTCTGTGACCTAGAAGGTAAGCAATTTCGCTTTAGTCAGTTTCTTCAGCAGAGTTTGGCCAGTTCGGTCCCGCCCCATTCCGAGTCCACTGTGCAAGAGCGGTGGCAGTCCACGGCCCAGAAGTTTAGCGGTTATGCAGAACTGACCCTCAACCAACGTCAGCACTTGGTGGCTGAAACCCGACGCCTCCTCTATTCCACCCAGAAGGATTATCGTCAGGCTACCGACCCACCCCCTAAACCTCGAAAGCCTGCCACCCAAAAGCTCAAGGCTACGCCCCAGAAGCTATCCCTGGATCTGCCCATTCTGTCTTTGTCAGGAATTGGCCCTAAGAGTGCTCAGAAGCTGGAGAAGCTGGGACTCTATAGTGTGCGTGATTTACTGTTCTACTATCCCCGCGACCATATTGACTATGCCCGACAGGTGTCGATTCGTGATCTAGAAGAAGGGGCAACGGTCACCCTGGTAGCGACGGTGCGGCGGGTCAATTGCTTTAGCAGTCCCCGCAATCCCAAGCTGACTATTTTTGAGCTGGTGGTTAAGGATGCCTCGGGCCAGTTAAAACTCAGTCGATTCTACGCCGGTAATCGCTTTCGCAGTCGGGGTTGGCAAGAGCAACAAAAGCGTCTTTACCCTCCGGGAGCCGTTGTAGCGGCCTCTGGTTTGGTCAAGAGCAGCAAGTATGGCATCACCCTAGATAATCCTGACCTAGAGGTTCTGAACCATTCTGGGGACAAAATTGAGTCCATGGTGATTGGTCGGGTGGTGCCCATCTATGCCCTGACGGAAGGGGTAACACCTGATCTGGTGCGTCGAGCAGTGGTGGCGGCCTTACCCGCGGCTAAAAGCCTTCGCGATCCATTGCCTGAGGGCCTGAAGCAGCAAAATAATTTGACGGATTTGCCAAGTGCGATCGCAAATGTGCATTTCCCCCCGGATAGTGATGCCTTAGATCGAGCCCGTCGTCGCTTGATCTTCGATGAATTCTTTTACTTGCAGCTAGGGATGCTGGTCCGCCGAGAACAGCAGCGCCAAACCCAAGAGAGTGTCCCCCTGAGCATCCACGGAGAGTTACTGGAGCAGTTTTATGAGGTGTTGCCCTTTACCCTCACAGGGGCTCAACAGCGGGTGGTCCAGGATATTCTGGCAGACTTGCAATCCACTAAGCCCATGAACCGTCTGATCCAGGGGGATGTCGGGTCAGGTAAAACTGTGGTGGCAGTGATTGCCCTGTTGTCAGCCATTCAATCCGGGTATCAAACCGCCCTGATGGCCCCGACGGAAGTCTTGGCTGAGCAGCATTATCACAAGCTAGTGGAATGGTTTAATCAGCTACATTTACCCGTCGATTTATTAACGGGGTCCACCAAAGCTGCTAAACGTAGGCAAATTTCTGAACAGCTTACAACAGGAGAGCTGCCCCTGCTGGTCGGCACTCACGCCTTAATTCAAGACAATGTTGAATTTGATCGCTTGGGTTTAGCCGTGATTGATGAGCAACATCGCTTTGGCGTCCAGCAGCGGGCATTGCTCCAACAAAAAGGCCAGCATCCCCATGTGCTCACCATGACCGCCACCCCCATCCCGCGTACCCTAGCGTTGACTTTGCATGGTGATCTGGATGTCAGTCAGATTGATGAGCTACCGCCGGGACGACAGGCCATTAAAACCACCATGTTGACCGCCCGTGATCGGGCCCATGCTTACGACCTGATGCGACGGGAAATCGCCCAGGGACGACAAATTTATATTGTCCTGCCCCTAGTAGAGGAGTCCGAAAAGCTAGATTTACGCTCGGCTGTGCAAGAGCATGATCGCCTCCAGAACACTATTTTTCCCAACTTCCAGGTGGGGCTGCTGCACGGACGGCTGACCTCTGCGGAAAAAGAAGCGGTCATTTCCCAGTTTCGCGACCAAACGCTGCAGATTATCGTTTCGACCACCGTGGTGGAAGTGGGGGTCGACATTCCCAACGCCACAGTGATGTTGATTGAACATGCCGATCGGTTTGGCTTATCCCAACTCCATCAGCTGCGGGGCCGAGTCGGTCGAGGGGCCCATCAGTCCTATTGTTTGCTGATGAACAGTTCGAAAACGGAAACAGCCCGCCAGCGTTTAGCGGTGTTGGAACAGTCCCAAGATGGCTTTTTTATTGCTGAAATGGACCTGCGCTTTCGGGGGCCAGGAGAAGTTTTAGGCACCCGCCAATCGGGGCTGCCCGACCTAGCCCTAGCCAGCTTAGTGGATGATCAAGAGACTCTAGAATTAGCCCGTCAAGCGGCTGAAAAAGTCTTGGAAAAAGACAGCACTTTAGCCCCTTGGCCCCTGATGCAATCTGAATTAAATCTTCGCTACCAAAAACTCATGGGCGGTGCAATTTTTACATAGATTTGCAACAATCCAAATTTATAGGTATCATTAGTTATTATCATGTGTGTGCTCCGGGGATCCGCGACTTTAGACTCCGTAATTGTCGTTCCCGGGGCAATTTATTTTTAAATCGACTGACAGAGCGTCTCCCCTTCACGGAACAGGCATGCTCTCTCTTAGAATAGCGAAACCCTCTCCAGTGCTGATACAGCAAGGATTGTGTGGCCGGATCCCTAAAAAGACGAAGGATCGAAACAACCCATTCAAAACTCTTTGAACCTTTCTAGGACAGGGCCAGTCTAAGCAGTAGCGTTACACAATTGACTTATGACTAAAAAATCCCTTGTTTTAGCTGCTTTTCTAGTACTGGGTTCCACTGGAATTGCGATCCCGGCTAATGCTAAACCGATTATTCGTAAAGGTCCCAAAAGAACCTTAGTTCATAGCCCTAAGCGCACCTTTTACAGCGGTCCCAAACGGACATTTTATAGTGGCCCGAAGCGAACTTTTTACGATGGTCCGAAGCGAACCGTTTTTAATGGCCCCAAGGTAACGGTAGTGAAGGGACCCAATAAAACGATTGTCAAACCCCATCGTTAATCACCGAATTGGGTGTGGATAAATTTCCCCTGAACTGATCAGAAAAAGCTTGGCCAAGCCTTTATATTTCCCCTTTAATGACGTTAGGAATATCCAGTGGATCCAAATCCTCCCTCTCCTCTTTGGGTGGAGCTTAATTCAGATACTTCTTCAATCTCGACTCGCAAAATAGGTGCAATCACCATTTGGGCAATTTTCATCCCTTCAACTACCTGAAAGACTTCTTGGCTGTGGTTAATTAAAATCACGCCAATTTCACCGCGATACCCCGCATCAATGGTTCCCGGTGAATTCAATACCGTAATGGAATGCTTGAGGGCTAACCCACTGCGCGGGCGCACCTGGGCTTCCGTTCCTTGGGGTAACTCGATGGCAATCCCGGTGGGAATGAGTACAGATGCACCCGGCGAAATTTGCTGGGCTTGGATGGCAAATAGATCTAGTCCTGCATCATCAGTGTGACTATAGCAAGGCACTTGGGCTGCTTCGTTTAGCTTGATAATTTTGATTTTCATCATTTTTGGCATATTAGCTTACAGCCTTTGTCCTTAATCCAAACTCTGCAATGCTTATAGGGGAAATAGTAAAACAACACTCTGGATCTGGATGAAACGGCTTCGCCTCACTGGCGTGAACAGATCAAAAAATAAAGTAATGGTCATGATATCCGAATGCCCAGTGCAAGCGCTGGTTAAAGCTGAAATTAGCTACAACTAAACCGTTGGCTGAATGGTTAGCTTGAATCCGAGGGCTTTAGTAACTTTTGCGACTATCGCAAAAGTGGGGTTGCCATCAACTGATAGCGCTTTATACAGCCCTTCTCTGCTCAAACCTGTTTCTCGGGAGAGTTGACTCATATTTTTAGCCCTAGCGACAACTCCTAGAGCATGAATAATTAAAGCAGGATCATCTTCTGCTTCTTCAACACATGCCTCTAGGTATAGCTGAATATCTTCGTCTGTTTTGAGATGCGCGGCTGAATCCCAGCGAGTTGTGCTTATGGACATCATTCAATCCTCCAACGGTTTAGCAATTTCCTTGGCCCTTTTAATGTCAGCATTTTGGGAGCTTTTATCGCCACCAGACAGCAATATGACAACAACTGAACCACGTTGTACAAAGTAAACTCTGTAACCCGGACCATAATGAATGCGAAGCTCGCTAACCCCGGCAACATCGCCGAAGTTGCCAATCTCGATACGGTCAATACGTGCTTGCACACGTGCTTTAGCTTTGCGGTCTCGCAGTTTATTGAACCAATTGGCGGTCTATGATGTCCCCAATAACAATCCCATCACAATTTTCAGGTGTGGCATTTTTATGTGCACCAAAAACAAGTTTTAAATTTAGTCGGTGAACAACATCCCATTTTAATGACTAAGTTTAGTTTCAGCTAAAGGTGATCAACTTCAACGATTTATTTGGTTGAGATAACCTCAAATAAAGTTGAGGTACAGACTAATTCAACACGACCGAAGTTACCGCAGAGAATGTGTGTAGTCGGTTCACGATGGTGGTAGCTATCGATGCATCCGTAATCAACTGAACCATCTTGATCCTTCGTAGGAACAATGTCCTCCTTTTGCTTGAGGCCTGATATTTTTCTAACCCCAGCAAAGACTAGCCTAGCCTTTTTGTAGCAAGTGTATTCATTTGGCTTGGGTGTCTCATATGCGACGTTCTCAGGCCAAAGGCTTGCTTCTAAATCGAATATAAGGGAGTCTCCCTGGTACCGCCAATCTAATACAAAACTATCAGTGAGATCTACTCCGTAAAGGCTTGATTTTAAGTCCATTATGTGAAACCTAATGACTCTCATCAGTGGGCAGCGGCCTGCTGCCCGCTGATGAGAGTCTTCATCATTAACCGGATTAGCGGTTCAGATGAATGGCATTGTTATCGCTTATTTTCAATCAACGGAAAGTTCCATCTCTCTGGAAGCTTAGCATCACAAAGTTGGCAATAGAACCACGCATCTTTGACGATGTTGCATGCGTTGCAGTTAGGGCATAGTCGAAACACAATGACGTCTGTGAATCGACCGGGATGTTTAATACCAATGCGATTCAGTACTGATTCAACTACCCACCAAGACTCAGGTTCAGGACAAAATCCTGTGGATTGATTTGAGATTGTAGCTATTTCATGGTTCTGGTCAATCGTTATTTCACCTGCTGAAAGAACAGGACCACCAGCAGCGCAAGCAATATGTTCCGATCTCCGAGTTGCTAGACGCAGAGTTTCATTGACGCCGATTGTAAAGGTTGCGATCCAACTGCCCTCTTGTGTTTTTTCGGTCGCAGTGGACGTGAGCCAATGACAAAGGTCATCTGCACAGAGGATTGATGTTCCAGCTGGTTGAGTTCGGGCAATATCGTGAATCTCTGCTGGGCCGACGTACTGATATTCGCGATGTAGCATTGCCGTTTGTCCAGCGGGATAACTAAGGTTAAACGGCAGCGTAATGCATGACACCTCAATCCAATATATTTAATGTCAATTGCCGAATAATACCCTCTTCATGCAGATTATATTTTGAGAGTTTGATCCCCCCTAAATGGGCTATAAAAGCGACATATTGTTGGATA
The Acaryochloris marina S15 genome window above contains:
- the dut gene encoding dUTP diphosphatase, whose protein sequence is MKIKIIKLNEAAQVPCYSHTDDAGLDLFAIQAQQISPGASVLIPTGIAIELPQGTEAQVRPRSGLALKHSITVLNSPGTIDAGYRGEIGVILINHSQEVFQVVEGMKIAQMVIAPILRVEIEEVSELSSTQRGEGGFGSTGYS
- a CDS encoding GNAT family N-acetyltransferase gives rise to the protein MRILETERLRLRQFCAGDLEAYAAMLADPEVVAYIGSGETLSRTQAWKNMAMVLGHWSIRGYGLWAVEEKATQTLMGRVGLYYPEGWPGLEVGWMLARSYWGYGYALESAKAAVDVAFNQLQCPKLISLIHPENVRSQRVAQRLGSQKTTTLTLNDLPIWQYELSPSAVNGSQDLH
- a CDS encoding type II toxin-antitoxin system RelE/ParE family toxin; translation: MRDRKAKARVQARIDRIEIGNFGDVAGVSELRIHYGPGYRVYFVQRGSVVVILLSGGDKSSQNADIKRAKEIAKPLED
- a CDS encoding addiction module antidote protein, yielding MSISTTRWDSAAHLKTDEDIQLYLEACVEEAEDDPALIIHALGVVARAKNMSQLSRETGLSREGLYKALSVDGNPTFAIVAKVTKALGFKLTIQPTV
- the recG gene encoding ATP-dependent DNA helicase RecG codes for the protein MGDSVPVVSTSGLPDWVRLQQALSVEADRGFCDLEGKQFRFSQFLQQSLASSVPPHSESTVQERWQSTAQKFSGYAELTLNQRQHLVAETRRLLYSTQKDYRQATDPPPKPRKPATQKLKATPQKLSLDLPILSLSGIGPKSAQKLEKLGLYSVRDLLFYYPRDHIDYARQVSIRDLEEGATVTLVATVRRVNCFSSPRNPKLTIFELVVKDASGQLKLSRFYAGNRFRSRGWQEQQKRLYPPGAVVAASGLVKSSKYGITLDNPDLEVLNHSGDKIESMVIGRVVPIYALTEGVTPDLVRRAVVAALPAAKSLRDPLPEGLKQQNNLTDLPSAIANVHFPPDSDALDRARRRLIFDEFFYLQLGMLVRREQQRQTQESVPLSIHGELLEQFYEVLPFTLTGAQQRVVQDILADLQSTKPMNRLIQGDVGSGKTVVAVIALLSAIQSGYQTALMAPTEVLAEQHYHKLVEWFNQLHLPVDLLTGSTKAAKRRQISEQLTTGELPLLVGTHALIQDNVEFDRLGLAVIDEQHRFGVQQRALLQQKGQHPHVLTMTATPIPRTLALTLHGDLDVSQIDELPPGRQAIKTTMLTARDRAHAYDLMRREIAQGRQIYIVLPLVEESEKLDLRSAVQEHDRLQNTIFPNFQVGLLHGRLTSAEKEAVISQFRDQTLQIIVSTTVVEVGVDIPNATVMLIEHADRFGLSQLHQLRGRVGRGAHQSYCLLMNSSKTETARQRLAVLEQSQDGFFIAEMDLRFRGPGEVLGTRQSGLPDLALASLVDDQETLELARQAAEKVLEKDSTLAPWPLMQSELNLRYQKLMGGAIFT